One window of Thermacetogenium phaeum DSM 12270 genomic DNA carries:
- a CDS encoding helix-turn-helix domain-containing protein: MAESKLGHKLRQLRKIRNLTADELSKLSGVSRSYILLIETGKRTEVSNKILDKLARALRVNPNYFKIDDAALPMDVLPDLPPDIIELIVSADSMPYLKLTRKAKEKGLSPETLEKVLDILIEGLEKKNNNETTISERNNPSHRR; this comes from the coding sequence GTGGCTGAGAGTAAGCTGGGTCATAAGCTGCGTCAGCTCCGTAAAATCCGAAACCTAACGGCAGACGAGCTTTCCAAGCTATCGGGAGTCTCCCGATCATATATATTGTTAATCGAAACCGGCAAGCGCACGGAGGTATCCAATAAAATCTTAGATAAACTTGCCAGAGCTTTGCGCGTCAACCCCAATTATTTTAAAATCGATGATGCAGCTCTCCCTATGGATGTTCTCCCTGACTTACCGCCCGACATCATTGAACTTATCGTTTCCGCAGACAGCATGCCCTATTTGAAGCTGACCCGGAAAGCCAAAGAAAAAGGGCTCTCTCCGGAAACGCTGGAAAAGGTTTTGGACATTTTAATTGAAGGGTTGGAGAAAAAGAATAACAACGAAACTACTATTTCAGAAAGAAATAATCCTTCCCATCGTAGATGA
- a CDS encoding phosphoribosylaminoimidazolesuccinocarboxamide synthase gives MRRIYTGKTKDVCALDDGNYLLKFKDDVTGENGVFDPGANTVGLTIEGAGRAGLRLTKHFLEILEEKGIPTHYIDANVEEATMTVKPAEVFGNGLEVICRYRAVGSFLRRYGMYDKEGQPLDAFVEFPLKDDSRQDPPITEDALVVLGIMSSEEYREVKNLARKIGAIIKEELAKKGIELYDIKFEFGRVGEDRKIALIDEISGGNMRAYKDGKYIEPLMLEKLILDA, from the coding sequence ATGAGGCGCATTTATACTGGAAAGACAAAGGATGTCTGTGCCTTAGATGATGGAAATTATCTCTTAAAGTTTAAGGATGACGTTACTGGTGAGAATGGTGTGTTCGACCCCGGTGCAAATACGGTCGGTTTGACGATCGAGGGGGCGGGAAGGGCAGGATTGAGGCTGACGAAGCACTTTTTAGAAATATTAGAAGAGAAAGGGATACCCACTCACTACATTGATGCAAATGTGGAAGAGGCGACGATGACGGTTAAGCCGGCGGAGGTTTTCGGCAACGGGCTGGAAGTCATCTGTCGCTACAGAGCTGTGGGCAGTTTTCTGCGCCGTTACGGGATGTATGACAAAGAAGGGCAGCCCCTGGATGCTTTTGTGGAGTTCCCCCTCAAAGACGATTCCCGGCAGGACCCGCCCATAACCGAGGATGCCCTCGTTGTGCTGGGGATCATGTCTTCGGAGGAATACCGGGAAGTCAAAAACCTTGCCAGGAAAATCGGCGCTATAATCAAAGAAGAGCTGGCCAAGAAGGGCATCGAGCTTTATGATATCAAGTTCGAGTTCGGCAGGGTTGGCGAAGATAGGAAGATCGCTTTGATCGACGAGATCTCCGGAGGGAACATGCGGGCTTACAAGGACGGTAAATACATTGAACCACTGATGCTGGAAAAACTGATATTAGATGCCTGA
- the smpB gene encoding SsrA-binding protein SmpB: MVKERVKVVAENRKARHDYFIEETYEAGIVLVGTEVKSIRAGKVSLRDSYAEVLNGEVFLQQMHISPYEKGNRFNHDPKRPRKLLLHKREIKRLLGRTMQKGYTLIPLRLYFKNGWVKVELALGRGKKLYDKREDIARRDAQREIARALSDRQRYR, encoded by the coding sequence ATGGTGAAGGAACGGGTGAAAGTCGTGGCCGAAAACAGGAAAGCCCGCCATGACTATTTTATAGAGGAAACCTATGAGGCGGGGATCGTCCTGGTGGGTACGGAGGTGAAATCGATCCGTGCCGGCAAGGTGAGCCTGCGGGACAGTTATGCCGAGGTGCTGAACGGGGAGGTTTTTCTCCAACAGATGCACATCAGCCCCTACGAGAAGGGTAACCGCTTTAACCACGACCCCAAACGGCCGCGCAAGCTTCTGCTGCACAAGCGGGAAATCAAGCGGCTGCTGGGTCGAACCATGCAGAAGGGCTACACCCTGATCCCCTTACGCCTTTATTTTAAAAACGGCTGGGTGAAGGTGGAGCTTGCCTTGGGGCGGGGCAAGAAGCTTTATGATAAGAGGGAGGATATCGCCAGGCGGGATGCTCAGAGAGAGATTGCCAGGGCATTGAGCGACCGCCAACGCTACCGGTGA
- a CDS encoding BMC domain-containing protein: MIETRGEVPAIEAADAMVKAADVHLIGKVIIGGGLVTVLVRGDVGAVKAAVDAGAAAAQRVGQLIAVHVIPRPHPDVEMILPSIEELEEKQSGASS; the protein is encoded by the coding sequence ATGATCGAAACTCGGGGAGAGGTTCCTGCTATCGAAGCAGCTGACGCTATGGTTAAAGCTGCTGATGTTCATTTGATCGGTAAGGTGATTATTGGAGGAGGTCTGGTTACGGTTCTGGTGCGGGGGGACGTTGGAGCAGTCAAGGCAGCGGTGGACGCCGGCGCAGCCGCTGCTCAGCGAGTAGGTCAATTAATTGCTGTCCACGTTATTCCTCGTCCGCACCCTGACGTAGAAATGATTCTTCCTTCCATCGAAGAATTGGAAGAGAAACAATCAGGGGCTTCCTCTTGA
- the eutH gene encoding ethanolamine utilization protein EutH, whose product MSQIGTYVLYVIMACAILGAFAAIRDSERGLGYEFLQGIYQIGPIFIPVAGIMASIPYLSKAIVYLFGPLFSLVGADPAIAATTIIAVDMGGYQLAEAIAATKESWIMAMITGYMAGATIVFSVPVGLVMLDKRDHKYLALGVMSGILTVPIGVLASTCLLALTNTPVRDIISTDALPNYYLDYNLGLIFANLLPLFIICVLIALGLRYYPNFMIKAFLWFGKIMDTGIKLVLVFSIVEYFTGVFSTIFGYWGFDPIIADSENQFRALEIAGYIGVMLAGAFPMVYLIKKYLAKPLERIGRKCGFTSVGSAGILAASANILAMYRIIKDMPPKDKVRCISFAVCCAFLFGDHMAFTANFQPTMIACVMLGKITGGLLGIALATWLSVPRALELEQEDRAAGIIKKNEYLNLS is encoded by the coding sequence ATGTCTCAGATAGGAACGTATGTCCTTTACGTTATTATGGCGTGTGCTATTTTAGGTGCTTTTGCAGCAATTCGTGATAGTGAGAGAGGTTTGGGATATGAATTTTTGCAAGGAATATATCAAATCGGTCCGATTTTTATACCGGTAGCAGGCATAATGGCGTCGATACCCTATTTATCAAAAGCAATTGTATACTTATTTGGGCCATTATTTAGTCTAGTGGGGGCAGATCCTGCGATTGCAGCTACAACTATAATCGCTGTGGATATGGGTGGTTACCAATTGGCTGAGGCTATAGCTGCAACAAAAGAAAGTTGGATTATGGCGATGATCACTGGTTATATGGCCGGAGCGACAATTGTTTTTAGTGTTCCTGTCGGATTGGTAATGCTGGATAAACGTGATCATAAGTATTTAGCGTTGGGAGTTATGTCCGGCATTTTAACTGTCCCTATAGGGGTACTTGCCAGTACATGTTTACTTGCTTTGACGAATACTCCTGTAAGAGATATTATTTCAACTGATGCTCTTCCCAATTATTACCTTGATTATAATCTTGGTTTGATTTTTGCTAATCTTTTGCCTTTGTTCATTATTTGTGTGCTAATTGCCCTTGGTCTACGTTATTATCCCAATTTTATGATTAAAGCGTTTTTGTGGTTTGGCAAAATTATGGATACGGGAATCAAATTAGTTTTGGTTTTTTCAATAGTCGAGTATTTTACGGGGGTTTTTTCGACAATCTTTGGGTATTGGGGGTTCGACCCCATTATTGCCGATAGTGAAAATCAATTTCGGGCTCTGGAGATAGCTGGTTACATAGGAGTTATGTTGGCAGGAGCATTTCCAATGGTGTATCTCATTAAGAAGTATTTGGCCAAACCATTAGAAAGAATAGGGCGTAAATGTGGATTTACATCGGTTGGAAGTGCAGGAATATTGGCAGCATCAGCGAATATTCTGGCGATGTATCGTATAATCAAAGACATGCCGCCTAAAGATAAAGTTCGGTGTATAAGCTTTGCTGTTTGTTGCGCGTTTTTATTTGGTGATCATATGGCTTTTACTGCTAATTTTCAGCCGACCATGATTGCTTGTGTAATGCTTGGGAAAATAACTGGAGGACTCCTTGGTATTGCTTTAGCGACATGGCTTTCTGTGCCCCGAGCCCTCGAGTTGGAGCAGGAAGATCGTGCTGCCGGTATTATAAAGAAAAATGAATACTTGAATCTTTCATGA
- a CDS encoding aldehyde ferredoxin oxidoreductase C-terminal domain-containing protein, with the protein MKYFVNVDMSELKIRFEEVPEKYRKMGGRWLTSQFVYDEVPPICHPLGPFNKLIFAPGIVTGTTAPCSGRISVGSKSPLTGGIKEANAGTPAAQALAKMGIKAIVIQGQPKVQNGYWILRIKGGSGSLEPAEEFIGMGIYEFAERVKKKYGKVDFAVIGPAGEKCMPAAGVCFNDKDGRPYRYAARGGLGAVMGAKGLKAIVIEDDCNNSSVTVVKQGNFKDGRRKLIEALRGHRMTKPGGLLNTYGMSFLMDVLNRIGALPTRNFRAGSFEGAHKLSGEVIVEMIKQRKGEGTIGYPCHPGCIIQCGHIWPCPDGVEHVDLKYESVWALGANCGIDDIDAIAELIWICNNYGLDTIEVGVTLGVAMEAGLLPFGGHREAKRLVMECAQGKLSGRFLGSGAATAGRLLGVRRVPVVKGQGMPGYDPRIVKGLGITYMTSPMGSDHTAGYTAAAEIFGIGGRVNPLASTGKTELSRYFQSITAFLDAAGFCLFILFAVLDIDDGFRGVVETCNGVLGTEWTADDVMLMGAEILRIERSFNEAAGFTKADDRTPEFMRYEPLPPHSQVYDVAAEELDGVFHNETR; encoded by the coding sequence ATGAAGTATTTTGTTAATGTGGACATGAGCGAACTCAAGATTCGCTTTGAAGAGGTTCCTGAAAAGTATCGAAAGATGGGCGGACGCTGGCTGACTTCCCAATTTGTTTATGATGAGGTGCCTCCAATCTGTCATCCGCTGGGACCTTTTAATAAGTTAATATTTGCACCAGGTATTGTTACCGGAACGACGGCGCCGTGTTCTGGTCGAATCTCTGTAGGGAGTAAATCCCCTTTAACCGGGGGAATAAAAGAGGCTAATGCCGGTACACCGGCAGCTCAAGCTCTGGCCAAGATGGGAATAAAGGCTATAGTTATCCAAGGACAGCCAAAAGTACAGAATGGTTATTGGATTTTGAGGATAAAAGGTGGTAGTGGAAGCCTCGAACCGGCGGAGGAGTTTATTGGAATGGGAATCTATGAATTCGCCGAACGAGTAAAAAAGAAGTACGGCAAGGTCGATTTTGCTGTTATTGGGCCTGCAGGTGAAAAGTGCATGCCTGCCGCCGGGGTATGTTTTAATGATAAAGATGGGCGTCCTTATCGGTACGCAGCCCGCGGTGGATTGGGGGCTGTTATGGGAGCTAAAGGGCTTAAAGCGATTGTCATTGAAGATGATTGCAATAATTCGTCAGTAACCGTCGTTAAGCAAGGTAATTTTAAAGATGGACGGCGGAAATTGATAGAAGCTTTGAGAGGACATAGAATGACTAAACCTGGTGGTTTGCTCAATACTTATGGTATGAGCTTTTTGATGGATGTATTAAATCGGATTGGGGCCTTACCTACTCGTAATTTTAGGGCTGGTAGTTTTGAGGGGGCTCACAAATTATCAGGCGAGGTTATCGTAGAGATGATAAAACAGAGAAAAGGGGAAGGCACAATTGGTTACCCATGCCACCCAGGGTGTATAATTCAATGCGGTCATATTTGGCCTTGCCCTGATGGAGTTGAGCATGTTGATTTGAAATATGAATCAGTTTGGGCATTGGGTGCTAATTGCGGGATAGACGATATCGATGCGATAGCTGAACTTATTTGGATCTGTAACAATTATGGTTTAGATACTATTGAGGTTGGAGTTACTTTAGGTGTGGCCATGGAAGCAGGTCTTTTGCCGTTTGGAGGTCATCGAGAAGCAAAAAGATTAGTGATGGAGTGTGCCCAGGGAAAACTTTCAGGCCGCTTTCTAGGTAGCGGTGCTGCTACTGCAGGAAGGCTTTTGGGTGTCCGGAGGGTACCGGTAGTTAAGGGACAGGGGATGCCGGGTTATGATCCCCGAATAGTTAAGGGTTTAGGCATAACCTATATGACCTCGCCTATGGGGTCAGATCATACTGCCGGTTATACAGCAGCTGCAGAAATATTCGGCATCGGCGGCAGGGTTAATCCCTTAGCGTCTACAGGCAAAACGGAGTTATCAAGATATTTTCAGAGTATCACTGCCTTCCTGGACGCCGCAGGTTTTTGCCTGTTTATTCTTTTTGCTGTATTGGATATTGATGATGGATTCAGAGGCGTGGTAGAAACCTGTAACGGAGTCCTGGGGACTGAGTGGACAGCAGATGATGTAATGTTAATGGGTGCGGAAATCCTTAGAATCGAGCGCTCTTTTAATGAAGCTGCAGGATTTACTAAGGCGGATGACCGAACGCCGGAGTTCATGCGTTATGAGCCTTTACCACCTCACAGCCAGGTTTACGATGTAGCTGCGGAGGAGCTAGATGGGGTATTCCACAATGAAACAAGGTAA
- a CDS encoding EutN/CcmL family microcompartment protein — MFLARVVGNIWSTKKNEDLVGLKLLMVQLIDHQGRPFGNTMIVADQIGAGIGEDVIVTQGSSARKAIPGKEIPVDASVVGIVDSIEVERSGLLREGTDKS; from the coding sequence ATGTTTTTAGCGAGAGTGGTCGGGAATATTTGGTCGACCAAAAAAAATGAGGACCTAGTGGGATTAAAACTTTTGATGGTCCAACTTATCGATCACCAGGGACGCCCCTTTGGAAATACGATGATTGTTGCCGATCAAATTGGCGCCGGAATTGGGGAGGATGTCATCGTCACCCAGGGAAGTTCTGCCCGTAAGGCAATACCAGGAAAGGAAATTCCTGTAGATGCTTCAGTTGTGGGGATAGTCGATAGTATTGAGGTAGAGCGTTCCGGATTGCTCCGGGAGGGCACAGACAAGTCATGA
- a CDS encoding PAS domain-containing protein, translated as MYAERRNRRLLQSAEAQPQSMDLTPAEWRQKEAETLDLLCQNGEPRVYRKELLHKNRSRIPVEVVAHAITGHDGKVHKFLAFINILPRHKHSRKSWRKQRAYFTLLGYAPSIYYRCKNDRKWTMKWIEGDCYKLTGYHAEDLIDNKTVAWGDLIPPDDLERTWDVAQMGLRDSRPFQQEYRIITANGTEKWVLEQCLGIVNSKGEEFFEGFITDITERKHSEEQLRALLNDYENMASEINNLTSKVISHLYMIRDTIDHKAEALMMIQKSIEDLLCIQSRLNLVKESVKIDFHAYARLAEEVEFIYDGKDYFFLK; from the coding sequence ATGTATGCTGAAAGACGAAATCGCCGCCTGCTGCAAAGCGCTGAAGCTCAGCCACAATCTATGGACCTGACCCCTGCAGAATGGCGCCAGAAAGAAGCTGAAACCTTAGATCTTCTATGTCAGAACGGAGAGCCTCGTGTTTACCGAAAAGAACTGTTGCATAAAAACCGCTCGCGGATACCTGTAGAAGTTGTCGCTCATGCGATAACCGGTCATGATGGTAAAGTTCACAAGTTCTTGGCTTTTATCAATATTTTGCCAAGGCATAAACATTCCCGAAAATCGTGGAGAAAACAGCGAGCATATTTCACCCTCCTCGGTTATGCGCCCAGCATCTATTATCGTTGCAAAAACGACAGAAAATGGACAATGAAATGGATCGAAGGCGATTGCTACAAACTAACGGGCTACCATGCAGAGGATTTGATCGATAATAAAACCGTGGCCTGGGGGGACTTGATTCCTCCTGATGACCTGGAGCGCACTTGGGATGTTGCCCAGATGGGCCTTCGGGATTCCAGACCCTTCCAGCAAGAATACCGCATCATTACTGCAAATGGCACGGAAAAATGGGTTCTGGAGCAGTGCCTGGGCATCGTCAACAGCAAAGGAGAAGAGTTTTTCGAGGGTTTCATTACCGATATAACCGAGCGCAAGCACTCCGAAGAGCAGCTCAGAGCCTTGCTCAACGATTACGAGAACATGGCCAGTGAAATTAACAACTTAACATCCAAGGTAATCTCCCACCTTTATATGATCCGGGACACCATTGATCACAAGGCCGAGGCCTTGATGATGATTCAAAAAAGTATCGAAGACTTGCTCTGCATCCAGTCACGGCTTAATCTCGTAAAAGAAAGCGTTAAAATCGATTTTCACGCATACGCCCGCCTCGCCGAAGAAGTGGAGTTCATCTACGATGGGAAGGATTATTTCTTTCTGAAATAG
- a CDS encoding BMC domain-containing protein → MITAIGLVEFQSIAKGIEGADAMVKAGRVELVLARPICPGKYIALVEGDVAAVRAAVDAGIACGEEMIVDTFVIPNIHSLVLKGLYGQVEFERVDALGIIETFSVASLIEAADAAVKTADVRPLEIRLAVGVGGKSYVVITGDVAAVESAVRAGADVAAQRGLLVKEVVIPGPASEIKKGAF, encoded by the coding sequence GTGATCACTGCGATTGGACTTGTGGAGTTTCAGAGTATTGCCAAAGGGATTGAAGGAGCCGATGCAATGGTTAAAGCTGGGCGAGTTGAATTAGTCCTGGCCAGACCTATCTGCCCGGGAAAATATATTGCTTTAGTTGAAGGTGATGTGGCTGCAGTAAGAGCAGCGGTGGATGCCGGAATCGCTTGTGGTGAAGAAATGATAGTGGACACTTTCGTAATTCCCAACATCCATTCCCTTGTTTTAAAAGGGCTTTACGGTCAGGTTGAGTTCGAGAGGGTGGATGCCTTAGGTATCATCGAGACGTTCAGTGTGGCTTCGTTGATTGAGGCGGCGGATGCTGCAGTGAAGACTGCTGATGTCAGGCCCTTAGAGATTAGACTGGCTGTGGGAGTAGGTGGAAAGTCTTATGTGGTGATAACGGGAGATGTAGCAGCGGTTGAATCCGCAGTGAGAGCGGGTGCAGATGTGGCGGCTCAAAGGGGACTATTGGTGAAAGAGGTGGTTATCCCCGGACCTGCTTCAGAAATTAAGAAAGGGGCCTTCTAG
- a CDS encoding 4Fe-4S dicluster domain-containing protein, translating to MSETIPLVEKVRLAGVVGAGGAGFPTHIKYQGQADLVIVNGVECEPLLWVDKEILRLRVIQVLAALRSVMEALGAKRGVIVMKRKYEDIAGIVKKFCSRSQAALELIDDYYPAGDEHVLVYEVTGEPLPPGVIPAQRKIIVNNVETMLNVHNALKGQPVTEKWVTITGAVPKPATFIVPIGTPVRLLIEAAGGATENDYLVISGGPMMGKVIDPEAPVTKTTKGILVLPPRLPVSIRSSAEISNILRLSKKFCVQCSFCTEMCPRYLLGHPLEPHRIMRAFAYSDDLTLEVFRLAHLCCECGVCSVIACPMNISPMHVNQWLKKELSERGLRYEGRNDRLSPRSVRNMRLIPSKNVLRRLGISHFDKYAGYKKFDNSKVREVRLLLKQHAGKPAVPRVRPGDYVKKGDLIAEVVDGIGALLHASIDGMVKNVTSEVIVLRAER from the coding sequence ATGAGCGAAACGATTCCTCTTGTGGAAAAAGTCCGGCTCGCTGGTGTTGTGGGGGCTGGGGGAGCGGGTTTCCCTACCCACATAAAATACCAGGGACAGGCAGATTTAGTGATCGTCAACGGTGTTGAATGTGAACCTCTTCTCTGGGTTGACAAGGAAATCCTGCGTTTGAGGGTTATTCAGGTCCTCGCTGCTCTTCGTTCGGTAATGGAAGCTTTGGGGGCCAAACGGGGAGTAATTGTTATGAAGAGGAAGTACGAAGATATCGCCGGTATCGTCAAAAAGTTTTGTTCTAGATCCCAAGCGGCCCTTGAGCTCATTGATGATTATTATCCTGCAGGTGATGAACATGTTCTGGTCTACGAGGTTACGGGGGAACCCCTACCACCAGGGGTCATACCGGCGCAGAGAAAAATCATCGTTAACAATGTCGAGACAATGCTCAATGTTCACAATGCACTGAAGGGGCAACCGGTAACAGAAAAATGGGTTACGATAACGGGAGCTGTTCCAAAACCGGCCACTTTTATTGTCCCTATAGGTACCCCTGTCAGGTTGCTTATTGAGGCAGCAGGTGGAGCGACAGAGAACGATTATCTGGTTATCAGTGGTGGTCCCATGATGGGCAAGGTCATTGATCCCGAAGCTCCGGTGACGAAGACGACGAAAGGCATCCTGGTTTTGCCGCCCAGGCTACCGGTTAGTATTCGCAGCAGCGCGGAGATTTCAAACATCCTGCGCCTTTCGAAAAAATTTTGTGTTCAGTGTTCGTTTTGTACGGAGATGTGCCCCCGCTATTTGCTGGGTCATCCCTTAGAACCTCATCGGATCATGAGGGCATTTGCTTACAGCGATGATCTTACTCTCGAAGTTTTTCGACTGGCTCATCTTTGCTGTGAGTGTGGAGTTTGTTCTGTAATTGCTTGCCCGATGAATATTTCGCCTATGCACGTTAATCAGTGGTTGAAGAAAGAGCTTTCAGAGAGAGGATTGCGTTACGAGGGGAGAAACGATAGATTAAGCCCCCGTTCTGTCAGAAATATGAGGTTAATTCCCTCGAAGAACGTCCTCCGCCGGCTGGGAATCAGCCATTTTGATAAATATGCGGGTTATAAGAAATTTGATAATTCAAAGGTGCGGGAAGTGCGCTTACTGCTAAAACAACATGCAGGTAAACCGGCAGTTCCTAGAGTTCGCCCAGGGGATTATGTAAAGAAAGGTGATTTAATTGCTGAAGTGGTCGATGGTATCGGGGCCTTGCTTCATGCATCTATCGACGGTATGGTGAAAAATGTTACTTCGGAAGTGATTGTGCTTAGGGCAGAGAGGTAG
- a CDS encoding helix-turn-helix domain-containing protein: MWLNIAATARELGICRATLYNKIRKHNIVIKRTCEKSAL; the protein is encoded by the coding sequence CTGTGGCTCAACATAGCCGCCACCGCCAGGGAGCTGGGAATATGCCGGGCAACGCTGTACAACAAAATTAGAAAACACAACATCGTTATCAAGAGGACTTGCGAAAAATCGGCTCTCTAA
- the rnr gene encoding ribonuclease R codes for MRRKKKERKKLARKKGTLEPEAILSCLRSASRPLSLSEIVEQLGCDPGELPFVLQEMEERGQVIRTRKNRYGIPEKMNLFVGTIQGHPRGYAFLIPDDGRMEDIFISRENLGGAMHNDRVIVRPLGLSLQGKHLEGEVIRVIERANTRVVGVYEEANRHFGFVVPDEKRLGWDIFVPRARAKGVKTGDKVVVEITSWPGPRRNPEGRIVERLGAVGEPGIDILSIVKKYGLSEEFPRRVMKEAEAIPLEVTPEDREGRWDLRELPMVTIDGEDAKDLDDAVSLERLPDNNYRLGVHIADVSYYVKENSELDKEAFRRGTSVYLVDRVIPMLPARLSNGICSLNAGEDRLAISVFMEINAEGNVVRYEIGPSVIRVDERMTYTNVRRILEEDVPELYQRYSSFVKTFQEMKELCLILRRRRRLRGALDFDFPESKVTLDEEGRPVDVLLMEQSIANQIIEEFMLIANETVARHLTKMEVPLLYRVHEEPKAEKLNALNEFLHGFGFHIPSANGVHPRFFQEILHKVEDRPERLVVQTVMLRSLQHARYDPKPLGHFGLAVRYYTHFTSPIRRYPDLIVHRVLREVLAHGKIPAKRREKLEQMMPVYAEQTSERELIAEEAERETVELKQVEYISQFLGEVFDGIVVSITSFGMFVALPNGIEGLVHVSTMTDDYYLFNEKNYTLTGEHSGKTFRIGDRVKVQLVRASVESREIDFELVPQPPGQGS; via the coding sequence ATGAGGAGAAAGAAGAAAGAGCGCAAGAAGCTCGCCAGAAAAAAGGGCACACTGGAGCCGGAGGCTATTCTCTCCTGTCTGCGGTCAGCCAGCAGGCCTTTGTCTTTAAGTGAAATTGTCGAGCAGTTGGGATGTGATCCGGGGGAGCTGCCTTTTGTGCTCCAGGAGATGGAAGAGCGGGGGCAGGTAATCCGGACGCGTAAGAACCGCTACGGAATTCCGGAGAAAATGAATCTCTTCGTCGGCACTATTCAGGGGCACCCGCGCGGGTATGCCTTTTTGATCCCCGATGACGGGAGGATGGAAGATATCTTTATTTCCAGAGAGAACCTGGGCGGGGCCATGCACAACGACAGGGTAATTGTGCGCCCTCTGGGTTTGAGCCTGCAGGGAAAGCACCTCGAGGGCGAAGTGATCAGGGTTATTGAGCGCGCTAACACCAGGGTCGTTGGGGTTTACGAAGAGGCCAACAGGCACTTTGGTTTTGTGGTGCCGGATGAGAAGAGGCTCGGGTGGGATATATTCGTTCCCCGGGCCAGGGCTAAGGGGGTTAAAACGGGGGATAAGGTTGTTGTGGAGATTACCTCCTGGCCAGGGCCGCGCCGGAACCCGGAGGGAAGGATTGTCGAGCGCCTGGGCGCCGTCGGGGAGCCCGGTATCGACATCCTCTCGATTGTGAAGAAGTACGGCCTTTCAGAGGAGTTCCCGCGCCGCGTGATGAAAGAGGCCGAAGCGATCCCCCTGGAAGTGACACCTGAAGACCGGGAGGGGCGCTGGGATCTGCGGGAGCTTCCGATGGTTACCATCGACGGTGAAGATGCCAAGGACCTTGATGACGCCGTTTCGCTGGAGAGGCTGCCGGACAACAACTACCGTTTGGGTGTGCATATCGCCGACGTTTCCTATTATGTGAAAGAAAACAGCGAACTGGATAAGGAAGCTTTCCGGCGGGGCACCAGCGTCTACCTGGTGGACCGGGTGATCCCCATGCTTCCGGCCAGGCTTTCAAACGGTATTTGCAGCCTGAATGCCGGTGAGGACAGGCTGGCCATTTCAGTGTTCATGGAGATCAATGCAGAGGGGAATGTGGTCCGCTACGAGATCGGCCCTTCGGTCATTCGGGTGGACGAAAGGATGACTTATACCAATGTGCGCCGAATCCTGGAGGAGGATGTTCCGGAGCTTTATCAGCGCTATTCCTCTTTCGTCAAGACATTTCAAGAGATGAAGGAGCTGTGCCTCATTCTCCGGCGAAGGCGGAGGCTGAGAGGAGCCCTGGACTTCGATTTTCCCGAGAGCAAGGTGACCTTGGACGAAGAGGGCCGTCCGGTTGACGTCCTGCTCATGGAGCAGTCAATCGCCAATCAGATCATCGAGGAGTTTATGCTGATCGCCAACGAAACGGTGGCCCGCCATCTTACAAAAATGGAGGTGCCGCTCCTCTACCGTGTCCACGAGGAGCCGAAAGCGGAGAAACTAAACGCCCTTAACGAGTTCCTGCACGGGTTCGGTTTTCATATCCCCTCTGCCAACGGGGTGCATCCCCGCTTTTTCCAGGAGATCCTGCATAAGGTGGAGGACCGGCCGGAGCGGCTGGTGGTGCAGACGGTGATGCTGCGCTCGCTGCAGCACGCCCGCTACGATCCCAAACCTTTAGGGCACTTCGGGCTGGCGGTGCGGTATTACACCCATTTTACTTCCCCGATCCGGCGCTATCCGGACCTGATCGTGCACAGAGTGCTCCGGGAGGTGCTGGCGCACGGGAAAATTCCCGCCAAGCGCAGGGAGAAACTGGAGCAGATGATGCCTGTTTATGCCGAGCAGACATCGGAGAGGGAGCTGATAGCTGAGGAAGCGGAGCGGGAAACGGTCGAACTGAAGCAGGTTGAGTATATCAGTCAGTTCCTGGGGGAGGTCTTCGATGGTATTGTGGTAAGCATTACCAGCTTCGGGATGTTCGTTGCCCTTCCCAACGGGATTGAAGGCCTGGTGCATGTGTCCACGATGACCGATGACTATTACCTTTTCAATGAAAAGAACTATACCCTGACCGGTGAGCACTCCGGGAAGACCTTCCGGATCGGTGACCGGGTTAAGGTACAGCTGGTTCGCGCCAGCGTTGAAAGCCGGGAGATCGATTTTGAGCTGGTGCCGCAGCCGCCGGGACAGGGCAGTTGA